The genomic interval AGATAAACCAGAAAATGAGACAGAAAATGAGAAACAAAACCACACACGGTATATATCCAAAAACAATTCCCATGCCTTGGTTTAGCACaactcttccaccacctcatcccaCCCTATCCTAACAAACaggcctctccctcctgtcATTACCCCCTACCCCTAACCATCAACACCTTTCACCAGCACAACAAAACACCCTCAAGCCCTCCACCCCAGAAAAAAGAACTGCAcgaccaaccaaccccccataACGGCATAcaatcccaccatcacccccaaaatcTTAACCTGCTGCCCATACAACCTaacccaactcccccagCTCACCGTCTTGAGCGCATtcctcaaactcccaaaccccctcccattgATCACCTCAGCCTCCACACTCCCCCCGAAAGTCCGGTCAAACGGCACgatcgtctcctcctcatgcGGCAACAGCGTGGCCTGCACCCTCACCAAAGCAACATGAGCAGGCACAACAAGCAACAAGTTCAACCCGACAAAAACCCCAAGCACACAAACAAGCTTGGCGACTTCCGACCCTGAGATCCCCTCCTTGAGCTGGGAGTTATCATCATAAGGGGAGAGGCCGATGAGGCCCGCCAGGAGTCCCGGGAGGATGAGAGAGGCGTGGATGGCGATCCAGTAAAAGAGGATGGGCTGGTAGGTTGCTACCAAGTTGCGACGCCAGGAAGGGAGGCGGGAGAAAAAGGTGCGCCcgtggggggtgttggccgGGCGGGGGAccgagatgatgatgtgggtTAGGGCGGTCATGagttgggaggtgaggaggaggacgacgaggttgccgaggatggggatgaaggagaagattcCTGAGAGGATGCTCGTAgtgaaggcgaggaagaggaagcacCCTAAACCGCGGAATTGAGACCGGAAGCCGGAGATGGATTGGAGGGTGCGGTGGGTGGcgcggagggaggaggtgatgggttTGGTCGGGAGGGGGGCGTCAccgttgggggaggaggaagagccaccgttgatgttgttgttgttgttgttgttgttgttgtaggtAGGGGGAGGAGCGTTCTTGTTGGTATTTGCCTTGTTGATGTCGCCATCTTCGTTGGTGGGCTcgttgatggggatggcgtcgtaggcggggagggggtcctcgacgatggcgagggtTGGGTAGATGTGGGTGAGGGTGTAGCCGATGTAGAGGAAcatggggaggaagaggaggatgttgatgaagagTTGGAGTCCGCCATAAGGCGCCCACTTGATAGGGGGTCCTTGAGGCTCATCGGGCATGTCTGAGGAGCTGTCGGCCAAGTTGGAGTAGGCCCGCTTGGCGAGCATGCCGCCCGCGTGTACAACGGGGGAGAGCATTCTTGGGATAATCTGACAAATGAGAACTCTCAGGTATaactggtgatgatggaaaagaaaaaaaagaggggaaaaaaataaacaaTGGTAAAAAGATTGGTGGTGATCGAGATGGTTGATAAGCAAACCACAACCCAGGAAATGAATGAGAGTTCCCGGGGCGTGGCAGGCGGCGCTGAACGTTTATTATAGTGGGATCCAACAGCCTGAAGGGGCGTGCAACCGCCAAAGAAATGCGGAGCATTAAGCGTTTGGTGCCTCGTCTGACTGCGCCAACAGCAGGCTGTGATTGGCCGCCCCTTCAATACGATCCAGCACTGCGCCACTCGCGGGGTGTTCTGCCTGGTGGTCATCCCCGGAGACTGTACGGAGACGGATTGTCTCCCTTTCCGTGGAATCAGACGTTCAAGACGTTACACAAGGTGACCAGATCCTCAAGCACAAGGCCCTTGCAGTCATGATTCAAGGCTCGAGGATACCGCACTTCTTATTTTGGCCCAAGGCTCTGAGGTTTTTATCTACTCGGCGCATGGACGCGTGTGCTCTCGAGAAACGTTCAAACtgaggagaaagaaggcaTCTCATTTGTTCATGTTGGGCCTCCAAATACTATACATCTTGTGCTACCAGCCCTGATCCTCTTGATATCGATCTTTCAGAGCGCCATTGTGATAAATTGCCGTCGCAAAGAAAATCATGACGCAAGATATCGTGGTGGTAGAGATTGATCTTTTGAGAAGTGTCGATATAAAGGGAATGAAGTGCAAGAGCGTTGGTTCGACACTAAAAGATAGTAGCAACAAATAAGACTCGATTATTGCGTTATGCAGCTCCTAATGCATTGATCATCCAAACTGCAATCTCACCGAACTAGTTCATCCAGTTAACCATGCCGTCGACCGACCAACCCctgaccttcttctcggccatCATGGTCGGGTTGAGCTGAGTACTGCCTGGATAGACTTTGGAGTTCACTACACGAGCAACTACATCCTCTACGTCTTCTTTGGCGGTCTCAAACCTCAAACTCACACCAGACCTCAAAGATTAAAGGATGGCCGTGTGTGCTCGCCAAGCGTTGTCATGACTGGTGCCACTGAAGGTGAGTACACCTTCCCTTTGACACCCCTACCTTCCCTTCAGCTCTCGTGCCCCGTTCCATCCCTCACCTACCTCTGAACTGCCCTTGCTTGCCTTCTCGTCGCCTTTTGCTTACCCCTTACTCACCCTTGATCCAGGAATCGGCCTCGCAACAGCCTGCCTTGACCAGATCGCTCTCCAGCTCTCCTCGACAACAGATAACCCCCTCATCGCAGTGGTGAACAAATGTCTGCTGTTGCATGATGTCACCAATGGAGCTCGCCCCCGACTCTGACGTCCGCCAGATATTCGAACTCGACCTCTGGGCATACGTCTCGGTGGTCCGGGCTTTCCTGCCGACGATCAGGCAGAATAAGGGGCGGCTCATCAGTGTTGGAAGCTTTGGGGGGTATGCCAACCCGTCGTTGTGGCCGCCGTATTATGCTTTGAAGGTTGCGGTGGAGGCTAtgacgaggagctggaggctggAGCTGATGCCGTTTGGTGTTGGGATGACTATTGTCCGACCTGGTTGGACTAGGACGGGTGGGATAGGACCGAAGATTAGAGGTGCGTGGGAGAGGTATTGTGATGATATTCCGAAGGGAGCGGTGGGGGTCGATAGCTTTGGGAATTTGATCAAGACGGatgtgagggtgggggaggcggaggagagggtttACCGGCCTATGGTTAATATATGATATGTTTCGGTTTCTTTGTGAAGAGTGTTCTCCTCGAGGTGCCAACCGTGTTCTAGGCACAAGCTGACCATTGTAGGTAGGCCGTCGAAGTGTTTCTACGATCTTTCAAGTCCGTCCTCGGTTTCCAGATCAGAATCTAGAGAGGATCTGGATGCGGCATACAATGAAAGAAatctttttttaaaaaaagaagaatatCCCTAAGTACGTGAGAAAACCCATCGCTGTATATTCGACTTTTCCCCGTTTTATGTAGCGAGGTTGAAAGTGGATGAACATGCGAGCAAACAGCTACTAACCCCCACTAAAAAGATTGCGTAGCTTGCAGCTATTCCGTTAGCAGTTTGAGCCTATTTTACCGCCAAAACTGTTAAGAACGCCCAACACTTGACCCCACAACACCTCTTGAGCTTGTCATGAGCCTCACCGACGTCATCCCAATACACGGCAACACAACGATTTGTGGCAATCTGATATCCCGATATCCTCTGGCGAGAGCGGAATGAGAGGCTTTTCATAGCGCTCGGGTTGTTTATCACACTCAGCGATCCACCAAACTCTTTACCGAACCATGTCCGCCCCATCAATACCCAACCTTCTCTCCCTCCGCGGCAGCCGTGGAGGATCCCGAGGCCGGGGCCGGGGCGGCTCACACCGGGGTAGCTCCTCCGGGCCATCAGCCAGCCATGACACCACAATCCAGGGAACCGACACCGACGCTGCTGTCTCCCGCCTCAGCGCCGTAGAACTAGGCTACCTCATCGACCCCTTCGCCAGCTACTTCGTagctccctcaccaccaccgttctACTCCGGTCCAGGCCCAGGACTACCCACACCCCGCAGACTCCCAATAATAAACAGAGGAACATACACCCGCACGACAGCGATAGAcattctcatccaccacttcctctccagcacTTTCTCCACCGGCAAACCCCGGCAGATAGTCTCCCTCGGAGCAGGAACAGACACCCGCTGCTTTCGATTATTCACCTCGTctcaaaaacaccaaaacatccACTATCATGAAATCGACTTCCCGGTTATCATCTCCAAGAAGAACACCCTCATCCGGACAGTCCCAGCGCTGAACGGCATCCTCTCCCCGCCAATGCCACTCCCAAACCCGGCCACGAACCAGTCTTATGTCTCGAAGCAGCATGCGAACCCAAAAACAGGCAATACCCTCACTCTCCACCCGCTTGATCTCCGGTTttttccatcttctccttcctccctcccggGACTATCACAGGAGTGCCCgacactgctgctgtccGAATGCTGCCTTTGCTACCTCCCACCTTCGACAGCATCGGATATAATCACCTCTTTTACGTCTTGTTTTCCTAGTTTGGGGCTGGTGATTTACGAGCCGATTTTGCCGGGGGATGCGTTTGGACGGATGATGATTTCTAATCTTGCTGCGCGGGGGGTGACGATGCCGACTTTGGCGGTGTACCAGACGCAGGAGGaccaggagaggaggttgctggAGGCTGGATttagggaggtgaggagtAGGACTGTGGATCAGATttgggaggagtgggtgggggagggggagagggagagggtggatgggttggagaggttggatgaggtggaggagtggaagTTGTTGGCGGGGCATTATGTGattgtttgggggtggaatgaaggggaggggtgaggttgagggggggaggggggatgatgacgaagggGATGAGACAGAGTAGGGTGAGGAATGTCTACAAGGTCTGATAAGGTGAGGGATGCGTATCAAGGTCCGATGAACGCCTGAAGGATGGATGGACAACCTGTAGGGGACCGTCTGATACATCATTTCATCTTCACGATAATGATACTTGATGTGTATCAGTCTTATCTTGGTTTCGGTCACGGCATCTCAGCTTGGCTTCAAGGTTGTAGATGCTTCTGATCATGTAGCCCCCCGGTCAGAGCCCCAAGACAAGCTTTTCTCGAACATGCCAAGTGCTTCTTAATATCGGACACATCCCTGATGTCTGCAATAATGTCTCGACAAGACCATCTTCCTTTTAAGCTTAATGAGACGACAGAGGATACCCAAAAAGTCAACATATGGATCATAATAGACTCTACACATACGAATACCCGAAGTGATACTGTGGGTTAGTGTCTAGCATTCTGGCAACCAATGTGAATACTATCGTGGGGCCTTTTTCCCATGGTCAAACATACCCGACCGAGTAAACCCGACGGGCTTCGCATGTTCCTCCGAGTCCACACGTTTCAGAGCTCTCACCATGTTCTAGAACACTGACACTATGAACACCCAAGATGAGGCATAGGATATTTAGGTAACACGATGGGTTGGGCTGGTATCGTTATGTAATTTCGAGGGGgcgtggtggtgttgttagGTAAAGTTTCCCCTGTGTTACGCAATACCAAGCTATCTGCAGTGTCTCACATGAACACATGCCACAGGCACATGGCAGGTGGTCAGGCAACAGGTCCCGAGCTTTGGAGCGTCTGAGGCGGTATCGTGGTTGTGTCAGAGGCACACATGCATGTGTAGAGCATACAGCTCATAGAACCAGGCAATGCTGAAGTTGATTCAACTTTCAACTGGCGAGAGTTTGTGTAAATGATAAGAATGTTCTTATCGGATCATCCCAGTGGGTGTTTGAGGCAATTCCACCAATCACAGTCGTTATAAGCGAACGGTTACGCAACGGGCAGAACCGATCTCCACTGCTTGTTTGGCGGCTGTCACAGGGGTCAAAGGGCACCCCCCGGCTGCTCGCCTTATCTTGGCAAGGGGATTCGAaacaacgacaaccaccgtcatcccatcccccccatcttTTTGTTGATTGTAATTCTGTCTGTACCGTTTTTCGCAATCGTCTTTTTACTCTCCTCTCACGCCCGCTCTTTTCCTGCGATGCCCTGAGCGATCGACTTCGCTCTCCTCCTATCGCATCTCGAACCCGCCGGGATGCTTTTCCGCTGACATCTAGATAATACATCATCGCCGTGCTCCGCTATCGCAGCACCCCGACGAAACAATGCTCGACCAACAACTACACCGCGCGCGCATGGTTTCCAGCGTCGCCGCGACAGTCATATCGCTCGCGTGCGGTACCAACGTATGTGATTCCTTGGGGGGACATTTGGCAGGCTGTTGGGATTTGGTTCGGTGGCGGGAGCGCTGACGGTTGTAAACCTTCGTGGTTCAGTATGTGTACTCGGCCTGGGCCCCACAGTTCGCCGATAAGCTCAACCTCACGACGACGGAGAGTAACCTGATCGGAGCGGCGGGTAATCTGGGCATGTATTCGATGGGCGTACCTATCGGGTTGTTTGTCGATAACCGTGGACCCCGACCAGCCGTGGCAGCCGGCgcgcttctcctcggcctcgggtACTACCCCTTTCGCGCCTCGTACGAAAACGCGGCCGGTTCGGTTCCTCTGTTATGTTTCTTTTCGTATCTTACCGGCCTGGGCGGATGTATGGCGTTCCAGGCGGCAGTCAAAACGTCGGCGCTCAACTGGCCACACCATCGGGGCACCGCCACGGCCTTCCCATTGGCTGCCTTCGGCTTGAGcgcattcttcttctcccaggTCGGATCGCTCTTCTTTCCCGGAGACACCAGCGCGTTCTTGACTGTTCTGGCCGCCGGTACCTTTGCTCTGATCTTCACCGGATTTTGCTTCCTCAAGGTCTACCCCCACACTCCGGCCTACCATGCGGTACCTAACGGGGGTTCCGGCTCGGACACGCAGCGGCTGCGGCGGACATCGTCATCGGAGGACGGCAAGGCGAGAGGAGCGCGAAGATTCCCTGATGTAGAACCTGGTATGTCGACGCCCACCACCTACACGACTCCCGCGACGTCGACGCAGGCACAGACAGACGCAGAGGCTACCGGACCATCGTCGCCGTCAGCCAGCGCCCAGCTCCGTGACCAGACCGATGTTGAATCCGCCCGCCCCCCCTCGGACGAGGCCCCCGATAGCGACGTTGACGAGACCTCGTCCCTCATGTCAAAGTCGTCCTCGCTGCCTGGTGATGTGTTAGTGCAGAGCAGTGTTGATATGGATCGTTCCCATCGTGTAGATATCCGTGGCTGGCGCTTGTTGTCCAATGTCGACTTTTGGCAGCTGTTTACCATTATGGGGATTCTGGCTGGCATTGGTCTCATGACTATCAAGTGAGTTCTCTCGCTTTCTTTGAGGAGAAACATTGCTAACCCTTTCCAGCAATATTGGACACAACGTCAATGCTCTCTGGAGGCGTT from Podospora pseudoanserina strain CBS 124.78 chromosome 6, whole genome shotgun sequence carries:
- a CDS encoding hypothetical protein (EggNog:ENOG503NYTA; COG:S) — its product is MLDQQLHRARMVSSVAATVISLACGTNYVYSAWAPQFADKLNLTTTESNLIGAAGNLGMYSMGVPIGLFVDNRGPRPAVAAGALLLGLGYYPFRASYENAAGSVPLLCFFSYLTGLGGCMAFQAAVKTSALNWPHHRGTATAFPLAAFGLSAFFFSQVGSLFFPGDTSAFLTVLAAGTFALIFTGFCFLKVYPHTPAYHAVPNGGSGSDTQRLRRTSSSEDGKARGARRFPDVEPGMSTPTTYTTPATSTQAQTDAEATGPSSPSASAQLRDQTDVESARPPSDEAPDSDVDETSSLMSKSSSLPGDVLVQSSVDMDRSHRVDIRGWRLLSNVDFWQLFTIMGILAGIGLMTINNIGHNVNALWRRFDDSVPESFLVQRQQMHVSILSIGSFGGRLLSGVGSDFLVKVVGASRAWCLVAASLVFCIAQLFALNVSNPHYLGFVSGLSGLGYGFLFGVFPSIVAETFGIHGLSQNWGFMTLSPVISGNIFNLFYGAVFDSHIIVSPDGDRSCYDGIDCYRNAYFVTLGACGLGLIVTLSTIRHQYVARLREAGKGAAED
- a CDS encoding hypothetical protein (EggNog:ENOG503P27M; COG:S); the protein is MLSPVVHAGGMLAKRAYSNLADSSSDMPDEPQGPPIKWAPYGGLQLFINILLFLPMFLYIGYTLTHIYPTLAIVEDPLPAYDAIPINEPTNEDGDINKANTNKNAPPPTYNNNNNNNNNINGGSSSSPNGDAPLPTKPITSSLRATHRTLQSISGFRSQFRGLGCFLFLAFTTSILSGIFSFIPILGNLVVLLLTSQLMTALTHIIISVPRPANTPHGRTFFSRLPSWRRNLVATYQPILFYWIAIHASLILPGLLAGLIGLSPYDDNSQLKEGISGSEVAKLVCVLGVFVGLNLLLVVPAHVALVRVQATLLPHEEETIVPFDRTFGGSVEAEVINGRGFGSLRNALKTVSWGSWVRLYGQQVKILGVMVGLYAVMGGWLVVQFFFLGWRA
- the PPM1 gene encoding carboxy methyl transferase for protein phosphatase 2A (COG:O; EggNog:ENOG503NUP8); the encoded protein is MSAPSIPNLLSLRGSRGGSRGRGRGGSHRGSSSGPSASHDTTIQGTDTDAAVSRLSAVELGYLIDPFASYFVAPSPPPFYSGPGPGLPTPRRLPIINRGTYTRTTAIDILIHHFLSSTFSTGKPRQIVSLGAGTDTRCFRLFTSSQKHQNIHYHEIDFPVIISKKNTLIRTVPALNGILSPPMPLPNPATNQSYVSKQHANPKTGNTLTLHPLDLRFFPSSPSSLPGLSQECPTLLLSECCLCYLPPSTASDIITSFTSCFPSLGLVIYEPILPGDAFGRMMISNLAARGVTMPTLAVYQTQEDQERRLLEAGFREVRSRTVDQIWEEWVGEGERERVDGLERLDEVEEWKLLAGHYVIVWGWNEGEG